A single window of Gossypium hirsutum isolate 1008001.06 chromosome A10, Gossypium_hirsutum_v2.1, whole genome shotgun sequence DNA harbors:
- the LOC107897446 gene encoding uncharacterized protein codes for MGSSEGDSTFAPRTATGITRGGLPLFLLRTEVEDKAFAAHHNGREEKRPRSVRRSTPNSESEFHLAGVRRVEGRWLVPSAVVVVHVMAKGRGEWRLKSWWLGFLLLKNV; via the exons ATGGGTTCATCGGAAGGTGACTCCACGTTCGCTCCGCGAACGGCGACCGGTATCACACGAGGTGGGCTTCCTTTGTTCCTTCTCCGAACGGAGGTCGAAGACAAAGCCTTTGCGGCCCATCACAAcggaagagaagagaaaaggcCCCGGTCGGTTCGTCGGAGCACCCCAAACAGTGAATCGGAG TTTCATCTTgcaggtgtcagacgcgtggaAGGCCGGTGGTTGGTGCCCTCGGCGGTGGTGGTGGTGCACGTGATGGCCAAGGGCAGAGGGGAGTGGCGGCTGAAATCTTGGTGGCTAGGTTTTTTGCTGTTGAAAAATGTTTAG